Proteins co-encoded in one Papaver somniferum cultivar HN1 chromosome 5, ASM357369v1, whole genome shotgun sequence genomic window:
- the LOC113279480 gene encoding uncharacterized protein LOC113279480 produces MGDFNCILRLDEKKGGLEPRTSAVNDFSDWMDDNNFFEADSLGTKFTWTNRQSGSDRIISKLDRAIINSAWLAKYENWRYKALPREVSNHSTLLGYPFVVARPKRAPFRMQKMWFLHSDFIRMVHDSWNMPDQLRFETAARISDEDPTDIAKLNIMKDAMNTLGETRLQHTTMLKQNSRNQWLVEGSSNSNFFHNSIRIRRSSNTISELVDNNGVTISDYDQLRNHVEEKFNGHKLDYDMDLFDFVHDSITAEESLAMDKIPSPEEIKQGVFDLGADSASGPDGFSGCFYRHCWDIIQDDLVKDVFHCWGTGHIPNGVNSSLIILLAKVAFMKGRNIHENISLASEMVNELHLKRKDGNIGLKLDISQAFDTVSWSFVLEVFRRYGFSDQWCSWIFNILNSAKISILLNGNPEGYFKINRGLRPGDPLSPLIFVLIKYILSRNITKFFSEKKMTPMVTRGSISPTHLFFADEIMIFSKGNLKSLHNLVDLLGKYQRASGQTVCRQKSKINYGGGSLSRRTYLADYLGMSVATFPDRYLGVQIMPGSVKYHHIENVVEKIKSQLAGWKGRHLSFHDRIILVKFVIASYSIHNMAIYRWPRKFILQCERAIRNFIWSGDSNVSRTVVVSFDKICCPFEEGGLGLPRMATINTTLLMKLWWNIRTSNKKWAGFLRAKFFGRNGCIKQFSVKSSILPGIRKVHQLVDSNTKVQPGDGRSTSLYYDAWHGNKCVADILNDHSLHRTVLVSDVLVENQWVIPDVHLNLLLAARLDVNQLPNPVGGEDTRIWMPEYKGQFTVSSAKIFIRQKYSMLDGASLIWRKEIHPTLAAQNCKFIRKACATYDLIRDRFKIHLANKCSLCGTTEETLEHILFQCSFASRAWNWISSVFGINANFNLLISYKATRSRSRMIRDLWLLANLEYGAGGVMYSGVGVSCAGEGGGVYISTGVTLVCVGSSLFANRFSGVGDVFVVGGVF; encoded by the exons ATGGGAGACTTTAATTGTATTTTGCGTCTTGATGAGAAGAAGGGGGGTCTGGAGCCTAGGACCTCGGCTGTCAATGATTTTAGTGACTGGATGGATGATAACAATTTTTTCGAAGCCGATTCTCTGGGTACCAAGTTCACTTGGACTAATAGACAATCGGGCTCTGATAGAATTATAAGTAAACTTGATAGAGCAATTATTAATTCTGCTTGGCTGGCAAAGTATGAAAACTGGCGATATAAAGCGCTTCCTAGAGAAGTCTCGAATCATTCTACTCTGTTGGGTTATCCTTTTGTGGTTGCTCGTCCTAAGAGAGCTCCTTTTAGAAtgcaaaagatgtggtttttgcATTCAGATTTCATTCGTATGGTTCATGACAGTTGGAATATGCCA GATCAGTTGAGATTTGAAACTGCTGCGCGCATCTCAGATGAAGATCCAACTGATATTGCTAAACTTAATATTATGAAGGATGCTATGAATACTCTTGGCGAAACCAGGCTTCAGCACACCACAATGCTTAAGCAAAATTCTAGAAATCAGTGGCTTGTTGAGGGATCAAGCAACTCCAATTTCTTTCACAATAGTATTCGCATCCGAAGGAGTTCAAACACTATTTCCGAGTTAGTGGATAACAATGGAGTTACTATTTCTGATTATGACCAGCTGCGCAACCATGTGGAGGAGAAATTTAATGGACATAAGTTGGATTATGATATGGATTTATTTGATTTTGTTCATGATTCCATTACTGCTGAGGAAAGTCTTGCCATGGACAAAATTCCTTCGCCTGAAGAAATCAAACAAGGGGTTTTTGATTTAGGAGCTGACAGTGCTTCAGGTCCGGATGGCTTTTCTGGGTGTTTTTATCGTCATTGTTGGGATATTATCCAAGATGACTTGGTTAAGGATGTGTTTCATTGTTGGGGTACTGGTCATATTCCGAATGGTGTGAATTCTAGCCTTATCATTCTTCTGGCCAAG GTGGCGTTTATGAAGGGACgcaatatccatgagaacattagtttggcttctgagatgGTCAATGAGCTTCATCTAAAACGCAAAGATGGCAACATTGGTCTTAAACTTGATATatctcaagcttttgacacggtgagTTGGTCATTTGTGTTAGAAGTTTTTCGTAGATATGGTTTTTCCGATCAGTGGTGTTCTTGGATTTTTAATATCCTTAATTCTGCTAAAATCTCTATTCTTCTGAATGGTAATCCTGAGGGCtatttcaaaattaatagaggtttACGTCCAGGGGATCCTCTTtctcctttgatttttgttctgaTTAAATACATTCTTAGCAGAAATATTACGAAGTTTTTTAGTGAGAAGAAAATGACCCCTATGGTTACAAGAGGTAGCATTTCTCCtactcatcttttctttgctgatgaaattATGATTTTTTCCAAGGGAAATCTAAAGAGTCTACATAACCTGGTGGACTTATTGGGTAAATACCAACGCGCATCTGGCCAAACTGTgtgtcgtcaaaagagtaagataaattatggtggtggttctctGAGTAGAAGAACTTATCTTGCTGATTATTTAGGGATGAGTGTTGCTACTTTTCCAGACCGTTACttgggagttcaaattatgcCAGGCTCGGTTAAATATCATCACATTGAAaatgtggttgagaagattaaatcTCAGTTGGCTGGTTGGAAGGGAAGACATTTATCTTTTCATGACCGTATTATTTTGGTTAAATTTGTTATTGCCAGTTATTCTATTCACAACATGGCTATCTATCGTTGGCCACGGAAATTCATTCTTCAATGTGAAAGAGCAATAAGGAACTTTATTTGGTCGGGAGATTCAAATGTTAGTCGCACTGTTGTAGTTTCTTTCGATAAAATCTGTTGCCCTTTTGAGGAGGGGGGCCTTGGGTTACCTCGTATGGCTACTATTAATACAACTCTTCTCATGAAACTTTGGTGGAATATTCGTACTTCTAATAAGAAATGGGCTGGTTTTTTACGAGCTAAATTCTTTGGGAGAAATGGTTGTATCAAACAATTTAGTgttaaatcttctattcttcctggtatTCGGAAGGTGCACCAACTAGTTGATTCTAACACTAAAGTTCAGCCGGGTGATGGAAGGTCTACTTCTCTTTACTATGATGCTTGGCATGGTAATAAGTGTGTTGCAGATATTTTAAATGATCATTCACTTCACAGAACTGTTTTGGTAAGTGATGTTTTGGTTGAGAACCAATGGGTGATCCCTGATGTTCATTTGAATCTTTTGCTTGCTGCGCGTTTAGATGTTAATCAGCTTCCAAATCCAGTTGGAGGGGAGGATACTCGAATTTGGATGCCGGAATACAAAGGGCAATTCACTGTTAGCTCAGCCAAAATTTTTATTCGGCAGAAATATAGTATGCTGGATGGGGCGTCTCTCATTTGGAGAAAAGAGATTCATCCAACATTAGCTGCTCAAAATTGTAAGTTCATACGTAAAGCTTGCGCCACATATGACCTTATCAGAGATAGATTTAAAATCCATCTAGCGAACAAATGTTCTCTTTGTGGAACTACAGAAGAGACTCTGGAACACATCCTTTTTCAGTGCAGTTTTGCTTCTCGTGCTTGGAATTGGATTTCATCCGTTTTTGGTATTAATGCTAACTTTAATCTTTTGATTTCTTACAAGGCTACTCGGAGTAGGAGTCGAATGATTCGTGACCTGTGGCTACTGGCAAACCTG GAATATGGTGCTGGTGGTGTCATGTATTCTGGTGTAGGAGTTTCATGTGCTGGTGAAGGTGGTGGTGTGTACATTAGTACAGGAGTTACATTAGTGTGTGTTGGTAGTAGTCTTTTTGCTAATAGATTCAGTGGGGTTGGTGATGTTTTTGTGGTTGGTGGTGTTTTTTAA